One segment of Nitrospirota bacterium DNA contains the following:
- a CDS encoding ABC transporter ATP-binding protein, with protein sequence MPVISARNLVKDYGSFRAVKGVDFDIEEGENFGFLGPNGAGKTTVMRTIYCYHPPTEGTVTVLGMDVTEEPSGIKALEGVMPQDENLDPDLTSLENLFVYARYFGIPKKVSVPRARELLRFVELAEKADVNVQRLSGGMKRRLLLARALINEPRVLILDEPTTGMDPHGRHKVWENLSALKEKKVTLVVTTHYMDEAQRICDRVAIMDDGLIVAVDTPAGLMKAHGAGNLEDVYLTLTGRALRE encoded by the coding sequence ATGCCGGTCATCAGTGCCAGGAACCTCGTCAAGGACTACGGCTCCTTCCGGGCGGTGAAGGGGGTGGACTTCGATATCGAGGAAGGGGAGAACTTCGGCTTCCTGGGGCCCAACGGGGCCGGGAAGACCACGGTCATGCGCACGATATACTGCTATCACCCGCCCACGGAGGGAACGGTGACGGTGCTGGGGATGGACGTCACGGAGGAGCCCTCCGGCATCAAGGCCCTGGAGGGGGTGATGCCCCAGGACGAGAACCTGGACCCCGACCTCACCTCGCTGGAGAACCTCTTCGTCTACGCCCGGTACTTCGGCATCCCCAAGAAGGTCTCCGTGCCGCGGGCCCGGGAGCTGCTCCGGTTTGTGGAGCTGGCCGAAAAGGCGGATGTCAACGTCCAGAGGCTCTCCGGGGGGATGAAGAGGCGGCTGCTTCTGGCCCGCGCCCTCATCAACGAGCCCCGCGTGCTCATCCTGGACGAGCCCACCACGGGGATGGACCCCCACGGGAGGCACAAGGTGTGGGAGAACCTCTCCGCGCTCAAGGAGAAGAAGGTCACCCTGGTGGTGACCACCCATTACATGGACGAGGCCCAGAGAATCTGCGACCGGGTGGCCATCATGGACGACGGGCTCATCGTGGCCGTGGACACCCCGGCCGGGCTCATGAAGGCCCACGGGGCCGGGAACCTGGAGGACGTCTACCTCACCCTTACCGGCAGGGCGCTCAGGGAGTAA